A window of Castanea sativa cultivar Marrone di Chiusa Pesio chromosome 1, ASM4071231v1 contains these coding sequences:
- the LOC142628834 gene encoding uncharacterized protein LOC142628834 → MDRPMVCSLWSCPYVDWMALDADQTAGGVLMMWDRRVLEKLEVMVGYFSVSVRWQDVMGGFVWACSGVYGPNHNNLRGQMWDELMGIQQCWDVPWCYIGDFNIVRFPSERLGGLRLTPAMKTFSEFIEELNLIDLPLEGGSYTWYSGSDQPSMFRIDRVFVSHDWEDHYPDVIQRVLPRLVSDHFPILVEAGEITKGKSPFRFENMWLKTVGFTDRVHSWWSRYSFSGTPSYVHAKKLKALKGDIIQWNRSEFGNVGHQKKELLEALKLLDAKDGEFGLSEVEMSERVVVRSQI, encoded by the coding sequence ATGGATAGACCAATGGTTTGCAGCTTGTGGAGTTGTCCTTATGTGGACTGGATGGCCTTGGATGCAGATCAAACGGCTGGAGGGGTTTTGATGATGTGGGATAGGAGGGTTTTAGAAAAGTTAGAGGTTATGGTGGGTTACTTTTCTGTGTCGGTTCGGTGGCAGGATGTGATGGGTGGTTTTGTTTGGGCATGTTCGGGGGTTTATGGCCCAAATCATAATAATTTGAGGGGGCAGATGTGGGATGAGCTGATGGGAATTCAGCAATGTTGGGATGTTCCTTGGTGTTACATAGGGGATTTTAATATCGTTCGCTTCCCAAGTGAACGATTGGGTGGATTGCGTCTTACTCCGGCTATGAAGACTTTTTCTGAGTTTATTGAGGAGCTTAATTTGATAGACTTACCGTTGGAGGGAGGGAGTTATACTTGGTATAGTGGGTCAGATCAGCCTTCGATGTTTAGGATAGACAGAGTTTTCGTATCTCATGATTGGGAAGACCACTACCCGGATGTGATCCAGCGGGTTTTACCTCGCTTGGTTTCAGATCACTTTCCTATTCTAGTGGAGGCAGGGGAGATAACGAAGGGGAAGAGTCCTTTTAggtttgagaatatgtggttaAAGACGGTTGGATTTACAGATAGGGTTCATTCTTGGTGGAGTCGATATTCTTTCTCAGGTACTCCTAGTTATGTGCATGCCAAGAAGTTGAAGGCTCTGAAAGGAGACATTATTCAATGGAACCGTAGTGAGTTTGGAAATGTAGGTCATCAAAAGAAAGAATTATTGGAGGCCTTGAAATTATTAGATGCTAAGGATGGAGAGTTTGGCCTTTCTGAAGTGGAGATGAGTGAGAGGGTTGTGGTGAGATCTCAAATATAG
- the LOC142606417 gene encoding uncharacterized protein LOC142606417 isoform X2 → MASTMEQSGRRDESEFSLKEWAVKARISRANTNSRRFSASNIRSFREDARSFRSNVTISSTASSPGYSLRDEIDPSTYSFTNALKALQARSGYPSWDCLSPDGFALNSKWNEAEKYICNPLSGEVPMECLSAKTLSGRSFRNSTNRITMSAPLVYSSHSRQTQTKPNSTSTQEASVLQLPIPEKRTEGMMTRDVGTQSTPPDLSSSSPSPTSTPSIIERSIKRCGLEAGDSPISNAKIITEEPCR, encoded by the exons ATGGCTTCCACCATGGAACAGTCCGGACGAAGAGATGAATCAGAGTTCAGTTTGAAAGAATGGGCCGTCAAGGCACGTATTAGTCGTGCAAACACAAATTCCAGAAGGTTTTCAGCATCAAATATCAGAAGTTTTAGAGAAGATGCGAGGTCTTTTAGATCAAATGTAACCATTTCAAGCACTGCTTCTTCACCTGGCTACTCCTTGAGAG atgaaattGACCCCTCTACATATTCATTTACCAATGCTCTTAAAG CATTGCAGGCAAGGTCCGGTTATCCTAGCTGGGATTGCTTATCGCCAGACGGCTTTGCTTTGAATTCCAAGTGGAATGAAGcagaaaaatatatatgcaaTCCTCTTTCAGGGGAAGTTCCCATGGAATGTTTGTCTGCTAAAACACTAAGTGGAAGATCATTTCGTAACTCAACAAACAGAATTACAATGTCTGCGCCTCTAGTTTACTCATCCCATTCAAGACAAACCCAAACAAAGCCGAATTCAACTTCTACACAAGAAGCCTCAGTTCTCCAATTGCCAATTCcag AAAAGAGAACCGAGGGCATGATGACTAGAGATGTTGGCACTCAAAGCACACCTCCTGATCTTAGTTCAAGCAGTCCTAGTCCTACTTCCACTCCTTCCATCATTGAGAGATCCATAAAGCGATGTGGACTAGAAGCCGGAGATTCACCTATTTCAAATGCAAAAATTATAACAGAGGAACCG TGCAGGTGA
- the LOC142606417 gene encoding uncharacterized protein LOC142606417 isoform X1 has translation MASTMEQSGRRDESEFSLKEWAVKARISRANTNSRRFSASNIRSFREDARSFRSNVTISSTASSPGYSLRDEIDPSTYSFTNALKALQARSGYPSWDCLSPDGFALNSKWNEAEKYICNPLSGEVPMECLSAKTLSGRSFRNSTNRITMSAPLVYSSHSRQTQTKPNSTSTQEASVLQLPIPEKRTEGMMTRDVGTQSTPPDLSSSSPSPTSTPSIIERSIKRCGLEAGDSPISNAKIITEEPVKETRDTKETKREKEESRKKDEQLCSRQAGCLSWMRKKRQREKHKARKNNIFLTRFKGC, from the exons ATGGCTTCCACCATGGAACAGTCCGGACGAAGAGATGAATCAGAGTTCAGTTTGAAAGAATGGGCCGTCAAGGCACGTATTAGTCGTGCAAACACAAATTCCAGAAGGTTTTCAGCATCAAATATCAGAAGTTTTAGAGAAGATGCGAGGTCTTTTAGATCAAATGTAACCATTTCAAGCACTGCTTCTTCACCTGGCTACTCCTTGAGAG atgaaattGACCCCTCTACATATTCATTTACCAATGCTCTTAAAG CATTGCAGGCAAGGTCCGGTTATCCTAGCTGGGATTGCTTATCGCCAGACGGCTTTGCTTTGAATTCCAAGTGGAATGAAGcagaaaaatatatatgcaaTCCTCTTTCAGGGGAAGTTCCCATGGAATGTTTGTCTGCTAAAACACTAAGTGGAAGATCATTTCGTAACTCAACAAACAGAATTACAATGTCTGCGCCTCTAGTTTACTCATCCCATTCAAGACAAACCCAAACAAAGCCGAATTCAACTTCTACACAAGAAGCCTCAGTTCTCCAATTGCCAATTCcag AAAAGAGAACCGAGGGCATGATGACTAGAGATGTTGGCACTCAAAGCACACCTCCTGATCTTAGTTCAAGCAGTCCTAGTCCTACTTCCACTCCTTCCATCATTGAGAGATCCATAAAGCGATGTGGACTAGAAGCCGGAGATTCACCTATTTCAAATGCAAAAATTATAACAGAGGAACCG GTGAAAGAAACAAGAgatacaaaagaaacaaaaagagaaaaggaagagagtaGGAAGAAAGACGAGCAATTATGCAGCAGGCAAGCTGGGTGCTTGTCATGGATGAGAAAGAAAAGGCAGAGAGAGAAACACAAAGCAAGAAAGAACAATATCTTTCTAACACGTTTCAAAGGGTGTTAA